A single window of Mycosarcoma maydis chromosome 1, whole genome shotgun sequence DNA harbors:
- a CDS encoding uncharacterized protein (related to meiotic recombination protein rec8) — MFYNHDILSRRKTGLGIVWLAATLGDRSIVRRLSRKEILNVDIGGACEYVRRPTEPLSLRLSSQLMFGLVKLYFHRTDLLYHDVTSAHSEVRRTMLSTTIVRTEESKQLDMRKMVASRDAITMPLDLAFFTLDFDAVATGMLYRWSVEPPQRGGLQEQSVEDGFRTPTPASFVEQEERITLPETRFDEQELGLPRAFGEVEDFGAMSAEGGFDEDEAERLDLGLEGAEFVQDRPDVLVPAAPEGIQRRSVGDDTITSQWQELEQRLTQEAARMEAGALIEGIPTVTPARRSRDQEDAAEVEASLRLAARQRRIAPFPSEDGTTMLSDTQLRLARSDYAQRMATERAAAQDRARRSAAHVTARHLLLSPPQDMALHPALAGMWQMTVGQHLVSRRAWFVQMRTEAALAPVDELPPTPPPPTPIALDLDEVADVGVARAAVAMPDLPAALRGARESLPWNVFMEHRRRSSMMPSISYDQPPTVERATTPLRLRDVSVETPTGLRRLPPHESPLFPPASPSTVAALDVFDLPPLSVARTPSVEPFRLGLPAAATTAAVGEAERSPTPPYQFLQQDMQEETRNFLEYARSIREQLQDPDFLFFSDLAPVASSTPAVAAQAFYHTLALAGRASFKVKQDEAYQEIRIFLVHP, encoded by the coding sequence ATGTTTTACAATCACGACATTTTGTCTCGACGCAAGACGGGTCTGGGCATCGTCTGGCTAGCGGCGACGCTCGGCGATCGAAGTATCGTCCGACGGCTCAGCCGCAAGGAGATTCTGAACGTCGACATTGGCGGAGCGTGCGAGTACGTGCGTCGGCCTACGGAGCCGCTATCGCTTCGGCTTTCGAGTCAGCTCATGTTCGGGCTGGTCAAACTTTACTTTCATCGAACCGATCTGCTATACCACGATGTAACGAGTGCACACAGCGAAGTGAGACGGACAATGCTGTCGACTACGATTGTGCGGACCGAGGAatccaagcagctcgataTGCGCAAGATGGTAGCGAGCAGAGATGCGATTACGATGCCGCTGGATTTGGCCTTCTTCACGCTGGATTTCGACGCGGTCGCTACGGGCATGTTGTACAGATGGAGTGTTGAACCACCACAGAGAGGCGGCTTGCAGGAGCAGAGCGTGGAGGATGGATTTAGAACGCCGACGCCCGCCTCGTTTGTCGAGCAGGAGGAGAGAATCACGCTACCAGAGACACGctttgacgagcaggaGTTGGGTCTGCCGAGAGCGTTCGGAGAAGTCGAGGATTTCGGTGCCATGTCGGCAGAAGGTGGGTttgatgaggacgaggcagagCGGCTGGATTTGGGCTTGGAAGGTGCCGAGTTCGTTCAAGATCGACCGGATGTCTTGGTGCCAGCCGCACCCGAAGGCATTCAACGTCGATCTGTCGGCGACGATACGATCACGTCACAATGGCAAGAACTCGAACAAAGACTGACGCAAGAAGCGGCGCGCATGGAAGCGGGTGCTCTCATCGAAGGCATTCCCACCGTCACCCccgctcgtcgatcgcgaGACCAAGAGGACGCAGCCGAGGTCGAAGCATCTCTGCGActtgcagctcgccaacgccgaATCGCACCGTTTCCGTCTGAAGATGGCACCACCATGCTCAGCGACACGCAAttgcgcttggctcgaAGCGACTATGCACAGCGTATGGCTACCGAGCGTGCTGCAGCACAAGACAGAGCGAgacgcagcgcagcgcatgTCACAGCACGCCACTTGTTGTTGAGCCCACCGCAAGATATGGCACTCCATCCGGCGTTGGCGGGAATGTGGCAGATGACGGTGGGACAGCACCTTGTCTCACGTCGAGCGTGGTTCGTTCAGATGCGAACCGAGGCTGCACTTGCACCTGTCGACGAGCTACCGCCGACACCTCCTCCGCCGACACCGATCGCGCTGGAtttggacgaggtggctgACGTAGGCGTGGCACGAGCAGCGGTAGCCATGCCGGACTTACCAGCTGCACTTCGCGGCGCTCGAGAGTCTCTTCCCTGGAACGTTTTTATGGAGCACCGTAGAAGGTCGTCCATGATGCCATCGATTTCCTATGATCAGCCACCCACCGTGGAACGCGCAACAACACCGCTTCGACTGCGCGACGTTTCAGTGGAAACACCCACAGGATTGCGTCGATTGCCACCGCACGAATCACCGCTCTTTCCACCCGCTTCGCCATCCACCGTGGCGGCACTCGACGTGTTCGACCTGCCCCCACTGTCCGTTGCGAGAACACCGTCTGTCGAGCCATTCAGACTTGGCCTCcccgccgccgccaccactGCAGCAGTGGGCGAGGCGGAGCGTTCGCCTACTCCACCCTACCAATTCTTGCAACAAGACATGCAGGAGGAGACGCGCAATTTTCTCGAGTACGCACGTTCGATTCGAGAGCAGTTACAAGATCCGGATTTCTTGTTTTTCAGCGACCTCGCTCCCGTAGCCAGCAGCACACcagctgttgctgcgcaGGCATTCTACCATACACTGGCGCTTGCTGGTCGAGCCAGCTTCAAAGTCAAGCAGGATGAAGCGTACCAGGAGATCCGCATTTTTCTCGTTCATCCATGA